Part of the Vicia villosa cultivar HV-30 ecotype Madison, WI unplaced genomic scaffold, Vvil1.0 ctg.006667F_1_1, whole genome shotgun sequence genome, TTGAGTGAGAATGACTATTATGCCCTGAATTCCATCTTTTCCCAAAATGCCCTCGACATTAAAGTTAAATTTCTATGCATGCCATTCGTGATCAAATAGTTGACCAATCATGTCATGTATATGATATAAGTACTTAAGATTACTTAATACCTCATAAATAAAACCGTCATCTTAAAATTTTGGTTTAAAAGGCAATAACCAAACTTAGGTAAAAATCTgtgttattaaattttatattagtatatatctTTCACTtagtaatatatttttgaaatttcatacAGTTAAATATATCGTTTGattatgaaataaatatttaattattaaaacgaAATAATAAGATACAAAAatttatactatatatatatatatacaatataaTAACTAAATAAGATATGATGCATGTACCGTAATCATTTTTAAAATGAACTATAAatattagtaaataaataatataaaggaagaaataaaatattttagcaTCTAAATTTTTTTACATTGTATTAGTTATAATTCTACCTTTTTAGATAGTATCTTACCATTTTATGTTTCTACATTCTTACTCCCTTGGTTCTTTATCACATTTAACTCATTGAAGACAATGTATGTATTCTACCTATAAGTTAAAGGCGTTAGAAGTTTCTTTCCACAACTTCATAGAAAGAGTACTTTCTCAAATAAAATTAGTAAATGTATTTGGGTGACAAGACGCATGGCTGCAAAGAGACATCTTAGCTATGAGTTGGAAGATGGTTCTCGGAGGATGTTTGATCCAAGCGATGAAGATCTTATATACATTTACCTCAGAAAGAAGATTCATAAGCCCCTATTTCTACTCAATACTATTATTCAATTAGATGTGTTTCAAACAGAACCTTGGAGGCTACCAAGAGGTAAGTCgtgaatttaaaatatttgaatctcaTTCATAAGTTGCATTACCCGTTTAAATTTTAAGTGTTATTTTCACCCCACCCTTAATACATTTCAGGTATTATGACATCTATTAGCGATAGCAAGTATTAtttctttaaaattaaaaatagtagatttgaAAATAAGGATACAAGACCAGCAGGAAACGGGGAATGGAAGAGCATGGAAAAGAACAAGGAAATTTCTCTACCAAACAATATGTTCACTGGGATAAAAAACACACTCGAATTCTGGAAAATGCAAGGAGGGGAACTTGTAAAAACCGAATGGCTAATGAATGAATTCCGCATTACTTCAAGTGCTCACCCGACCGAGGTAAATAACAAAATATTAGTAATAACATGTTCTTTAATAACAAAAATTCATtcaaggtttatttaaaaagCATAGATAACTGACTTTTTGAATACAAATTTAATGTAGGTTTCAGCTTTTGCAGCATATCGCATCACTAAGACTGTTCTACCAAGCGTAGTTGATATTACAATGGAGGATGGATGTATCTCTCCTCCACCCTCTCCATGATCTAATCATTTTTAATGGAACACATTTTTAGAGATTAATAAAAATTGTAATagaattaaattttcaaaatggACCAATTAGGGCAtgttttttaatttatgaatAATGTACCAAATCACTATTCAACATTACTAGAGTataaaatctttttaaatataatgTTATTTGATTAAAACATTATTTATCATGTTTTTAGGAGAGTTTTGAATAACATTATATCTTtaactaaataatatatttttgagatGGAGGGAATGATGATGTACTAGATCATGATTCTTACAAAGGTTCATGCATGCATTCAGGGAAAGAATTTTGAGTGCACACATCCTCATATTTTCTTCCATTCAATTTTTTCTCCATTTACTCATTCACATTCTGATATCTTCATTCTTAGAGGTCAAGAAAACAAGTGCATTAAACTAGCAAAAGAGCTCCTTATGAAAAGACCTATATTTTCCCTCCAATCATTTGTTATTTACTAATTTTCCATCTTGTTCAATCGTAACCAATTCCTTAAGATTTATATTTACTAGAAGGATGATCTTGAGTGAGAATGACTATTATGCCCTGAATTCCATCTTTTCCCAAAATGCCCTCGACATTAAAGTTAAATTTCTATGCATGCCATTCGTGATCAAATAGTTGACCAATCATGTCATGTATATGATATAAGTACTTAAGATTACTTAATACCTCATAAATAAAACCGTCATCTTAAAATTTTGGTTTAAAAGGCAATAACCAAACTTAGGTAAAAATCTgtgttattaaattttatattagtatatatctTTCACTtagtaatatatttttgaaatttcatacAGTTAAATATATCGTTTGattatgaaataaatatttaattattaaaacgaAATAATAAGATACAAAAatttatactatatatatatatatacaatataaTAACTAAATAAGATATGATGCATGTACCGTAATCATTTTTAAAATGAACTATAAatattagtaaataaataatataaaggaagaaataaaatattttagcaTCTAAATTTTTTTACATTGTATTAGTTATAATTCTACCTTTTTAGATAGTATCTTACCATTTTATGTTTCTACATTCTTACTCCCTTGGTTCTTTATCACATTTAACTCATTGAAGACAATGTATGTATTCTACCTATAAGTTAAAGGCGTTAGAAGTTTCTTTCCACAACTTCATAGAAAGAGTACTTTCTCAAATAAAATTAGTAAATGTATTTGGGTGACAAGACGCATGGCTGCAAAGAGACATCTTAGCTATGAGTTGGAAGATGGTTCTCGGAGGATGTTTGATCCAAGCGATGAAGATCTTATATACATTTACCTCAGAAAGAAGATTCATAAGCCCCTATTTCTACTCAATACTATTATTCAATTAGATGTGTTTCAAACAGAACCTTGGAGGCTACCAAGAGGTAAGTCgtgaatttaaaatatttgaatctcaTTCATAAGTTGCATTACCCGTTTAAATTTTAAGTGTTATTTTCACCCCACCCTTAATACATTTCAGGTATTATGACATCTATTAGCGATAGCAAGTATTAtttctttaaaattaaaaatagtagatttgaAAATAAGGATACAAGACCAGCAGGAAACGGGGAATGGAAGAGCATGGAAAAGAACAAGGAAATTTCTCTACCAAACAATATGTTCACTGGGATAAAAAACACACTCGAATTCTGGAAAATGCAAGGAGGGGAACTTGTAAAAACCGAATGGCTAATGAATGAATTCCGCATTACTTCAAGTGCTCACCCGACCGAGGTAAATAACAAAATATTAGTAATAACATGTTCTTTAATAACAAAAATTCATtcaaggtttatttaaaaagCATAGATAACTGACTTTTTGAATACAAATTTAATGTAGGTTTCAGCTTTTGCAGCATATCGCATCACTAAGACTGTTCTACCAAGCGTAGTTGATATTACAATGGAGGATGGATGTATCTCTCCTCCACCCTCTCCATGATCTAATCATTTTTAATGGAACACATTTTTAGAGATTAATAAAAATTGTAATagaattaaattttcaaaatggACCAATTAGGGCAtgttttttaatttatgaatAATGTACCAAATCACTATTCAACATTACTAGAGTataaaatctttttaaatataatgTTATTTGATTAAAACATTATTTATCATGTTTTTAGGAGAGTTTTGAATAACATTATATCTTtaactaaataatatatttttgagatGGAGGGAATGATGATGTACTAGATCATGATTCTTACAAAGGTTCATGCATGCATTCAGGGAAAGAATTTTGAGTGCACACATCCTCATATTTTCTTCCATTCAATTTTTTCTCCATTTACTCATTCACATTCTGATATCTTCATTCTTAGAGGTCAAGAAAACAAGTGCATTAAACTAGCAAAAGAGCTCCTTATGAAAAGACCTATATTTTCCCTCCAATCATTTGTTATTTACTAATTTTCCATCTTGTTCAATCGTAACCAATTCCTTAAGATTTATATTTACTAGAAGGATGATCTTGAGTGAGAATGACTATTATGCCCTGAATTCCATCTTTTCCCAAAATGCCCTCGACATTAAAGTTAAATTTCTATGCATGCCATTCGTGATCAAATAGTTGACCAATCATGTCATGTATATGATATAAGTACTTAAGATTACTTAATACCTCATAAATAAAACCGTCATCTTAAAATTTTGGTTTAAAAGGCAATAACCAAACTTAGGTAAAAATCTgtgttattaaattttatattagtatatatctTTCACTtagtaatatatttttgaaatttcatacAGTTAAATATATCGTTTGattatgaaataaatatttaattattaaaacgaAATAATAAGATACAAAAatttatactatatatatatatatacaatataaTAACTAAATAAGATATGATGCATGTACCGTAATCATTTTTAAAATGAACTATAAatattagtaaataaataatataaaggaagaaataaaatattttagcaTCTAAATTTTTTTACATTGTATTAGTTATAATTCTACCTTTTTAGATAGTATCTTACCATTTTATGTTTCTACATTCTTACTCCCTTGGTTCTTTATCACATTTAACTCATTGAAGACAATGTATGTATTCTACCTATAAGTTAAAGGCGTTAGAAGTTTCTTTCCACAACTTCATAGAAAGAGTACTTTCTCAAATAAAATTAGTAAATGTATTTGGGTGACAAGACGCATGGCTGCAAAGAGACATCTTAGCTATGAGTTGGAAGATGGTTCTCGGAGGATGTTTGATCCAAGCGATGAAGATCTTATATACATTTACCTCAGAAAGAAGATTCATAAGCCCCTATTTCTACTCAATACTATTATTCAATTAGATGTGTTTCAAACAGAACCTTGGAGGCTACCAAGAGGTAAGTCgtgaatttaaaatatttgaatctcaTTCATAAGTTGCATTACCCGTTTAAATTTTAAGTGTTATTTTCACCCCACCCTTAATACATTTCAGGTATTATGACATCTATTAGCGATAGCAAGTATTAtttctttaaaattaaaaatagtagatttgaAAATAAGGATACAAGACCAGCAGGAAACGGGGAATGGAAGAGCATGGAAAAGAACAAGGAAATTTCTCTACCAAACAATATGTTCACTGGGATAAAAAACACACTCGAATTCTGGAAAATGCAAGGAGGGGAACTTGTAAAAACCGAATGGCTAATGAATGAATTCCGCATTACTTCAAGTGCTCACCCGACCGAGGTAAATAACAAAATATTAGTAATAACATGTTCTTTAATAACAAAAATTCATtcaaggtttatttaaaaagCATAGATAACTGACTTTTTGAATACAAATTTAATGTAGGTTTCAGCTTTTGCAGCATATCGCATCACTAAGACTGTTCTACCAAGCGTAGTTGATATTACAATGGAGGATGGATGTATCTCTCCTCCACCCTCTCCATGATCTAATCATTTTTAATGGAACACATTTTTAGAGATTTATAAAAATTGTAATagaattaaattttcaaaatggACCAATTAGGGCAtgttttttaatttatgaatAATGTACCAAATCACTATTCAACATTACTAGAGTataaaatctttttaaatataatgTTATTTGATTAAAACATTATTTATCATGTTTTTAGGAGAGTTTTGAATAACATTATATCTTtaactaaataatatatttttgagatGGAGGGAATGATGATGTACTAGATCATGATTCTTACAAAGGTTCATGCATGCATTCAGGGAAAGAATTTTGAGTGCACACATCCTCATATTTTCTTCCATTCAATTTTTTCTCCATTTACTCATTCACATTCTGATATCTTCATTCTTAGAGGTCAAGAAAACAAGTGCATTAAACTAGCAAAAGAGCTCCTTATGAAAAGACCTATATTTTCCCTCCAATCATTTGTTATTTACTAATTTTCCATCTTGTTCAATCGTAACCAATTCCTTAAGATTTATATTTACTAGAAGGATGATCTTGAGTGAGAATGACTATTATGCCCTGAATTCCATCTTTTCCCAAAATGCCCTCGACATTAAAGTTAAATTTCTATGCATGCCATTCGTGATCAAATAGTTGACCAATCATGTCATGTATATGATATAAGTACTTAAGATTACTTAATACCTCATAAATAAAACCGTCATCTTAAAATTTTGGTTTAAAAGGCAATAACCAAACTTAGGTAAAAATCTgtgttattaaattttatattagtatatatctTTCACTtagtaatatatttttgaaatttcatacAGTTAAATATATCGTTTGattatgaaataaatatttaattattaaaacgaAATAATAAGATACAAAAatttatactatatatatatatatacaatataaTAACTAAATAAGATATGATGCATGTACCGTAATCATTTTTAAAATGAACTATAAatattagtaaataaataatataaaggaagaaataaaatattttagcaTCTAAATTTTTTTACATTGTATTAGTTATAATTCTACCTTTTTAGATAGTATCTTACCATTTTATGTTTCTACATTCTTACTCCCTTGGTTCTTTATCACATTTAACTCATTGAAGACAATGTATGTATTCTACCTATAAGTTAAAGGCGTTAGAAGTTTCTTTCCACAACTTCATAGAAAGAGTACTTTCTCAAATAAAATTAGTAAATGTATTTGGGTGACAAGACGCATGGCTGCAAAGAGACATCTTAGCTATGAGTTGGAAGATGGTTCTCGGAGGATGTTTGATCCAAGCGATGAAGATCTTATATACATTTACCTCAGAAAGAAGATTCATAAGCCCCTATTTCTACTCAATACTATTATTCAATTAGATGTGTTTCAAACAGAACCTTGGAGGCTACCAAGAGGTAAGTCgtgaatttaaaatatttgaatctcaTTCATAAGTTGCATTACCCGTTTAAATTTTAAGTGTTATTTTCACCCCACCCTTAATACATTTCAGGTATTATGACATCTATTAGCGATAGCAAGTATTAtttctttaaaattaaaaatagtagatttgaAAATAAGGATACAAGACCAGCAGGAAACGGGGAATGGAAGAGCATGGAAAAGAACAAGGAAATTTCTCTACCAAACAATATGTTCACTGGGATAAAAAACACACTCGAATTCTGGAAAATGCAAGGAGGGGAACTTGTAAAAACCGAATGGCTAATGAATGAATTCCGCATTACTTCAAGTGCTCACCCGACCGAGGTAAATAACAAAATATTAGTAATAACATGTTCTTTAATAACAAAAATTCATtcaaggtttatttaaaaagCATAGATAACTGACTTTTTGAATACAAATTTAATGTAGGTTTCAGCTTTTGCAGCATATCGCATCACTAAGACTGTTCTACCAAGCGTAGTTGATATTACAATGGAGGATGGATGTATCTCTCCTCCACCCTCTCCATGATCTAATCATTTTTAATGGAACACATTTTTAGAGATTTATAAAAATTGTAATagaattaaattttcaaaatggACCAATTAGGGCAtgttttttaatttatgaatAATGTACCAAATCACTATTCAACATTACTAGAGTataaaatctttttaaatataatgTTATTTGATTAAAACATTATTTATCATGTTTTTAGGAGAGTTTTGAATAACATTATATCTTtaactaaataatatatttttgagatGGAGGGAATGATGATGTACTAGATCATGATTCTTACAAAGGTTCATGCATGCATTCAGGGAAAGAATTTTGAGTGCACACATCCTCATATTTTCTTCCATTCAATTTTTTCTCCATTTACTCATTCACATTCTGATATCTTCATTCTTAGAGGTCAAGAAAACAAGTGCATTAAACTAGCAAAAGAGCTCCTTATGAAAAGACCTATATTTTCCCTCCAATCATTTGTTATTTACTAATTTTCCATCTTGTTCAATCGTAACCAATTCCTTAAGATTTATATTTACTAGAAGGATGATCTTGAGTGAGAATGACTATTATGCCCTGAATTCCATCTTTTCCCAAAATGCCCTCGACATTAAAGTTAAATTTCTATGCATGCCATTCGTGATCAAATAGTTGACCAATCATGTCATGTATATGATATAAGTACTTAAGATTACTTAATACCTCATAAATAAAACCGTCATCTTAAAATTTTGGTTTAAAAGGCAATAACCAAACTTAGGTAAAAATCTgtgttattaaattttatattagtatatatctTTCACTtagtaatatatttttgaaatttcatacAGTTAAATATATCGTTTGattatgaaataaatatttaattattaaaacgaAATAATAAGATACAAAAatttatactatatatatatatatacaatataaTAACTAAATAAGATATGATGCATGTACCGTAATCATTTTTAAAATGAACTATAAatattagtaaataaataatataaaggaagaaataaaatattttagcaTCTAAATTTTTTTACATTGTATTAGTTATAATTCTACCTTTTTAGATAGTATCTTACCATTTTATGTTTCTACATTCTTACTCCCTTGGTTCTTTATCACATTTAACTCATTGAAGACAATGTATGTATTCTACCTATAAGTTAAAGGCGTTAGAAGTTTCTTTCCACAACTTCATAGAAAGAGTACTTTCTCAAATAAAATTAGTAAATGTATTTGGGTGACAAGACGCATGGCTGCAAAGAGACATCTTAGCTATGAGTTGGAAGATGGTTCTCGGAGGATGTTTGATCCAAGCGATGAAGATCTTATATACATTTACCTCAGAAAGAAGATTCATAAGCCCCTATTTCTACTCAATACTATTATTCAATTAGATGTGTTTCAAACAGAACCTTGGAGGCTACCAAGAGGTAAGTCgtgaatttaaaatatttgaatctcaTTCATAAGTTGCATTACCCGTTTAAATTTTAAGT contains:
- the LOC131643042 gene encoding transcription factor JUNGBRUNNEN 1-like, with product MAAKRHLSYELEDGSRRMFDPSDEDLIYIYLRKKIHKPLFLLNTIIQLDVFQTEPWRLPRGIMTSISDSKYYFFKIKNSRFENKDTRPAGNGEWKSMEKNKEISLPNNMFTGIKNTLEFWKMQGGELVKTEWLMNEFRITSSAHPTEVSAFAAYRITKTVLPSVVDITMEDGCISPPPSP